aatttttaatagattcgtagtattaggatatCATATGTTTGATTgttttgagacggatggagtacatagTAATACTAATAGCAGCGTTGCCTGAATTAAACTCGTGGTATTCTCCACTATGGCCACTTGATCGACGAACTTCACGCTGTATCATAAACAAGACCATGGAAGTGGCAAATGAGCAATCTGTTCAGTGGATGATGCAAAGGGATATAGAATGTGGAATCTGAATCCCACTCAACGCAAAAAGGCAGCATTTTTCATGTCAAAGTGTGTACTTTTGAGACTTTGTGTGAGCAAAAATGTTTGACCTCATCATTGTCCATGGAACCAATTCTGTCCAGACATACATTATCATTGACCAATTGGTACATTGTCGATTTCACTCCCCCAAATAAGAACAATGACACTGTTTAGTTTGGGGAGTACAAGAGTGCTAAACAAGTTTTGAAGTTGAAGAAAAGTAATCTGACACGCAGAAATAGATATGATGCTACGAACAAACTTACATATAGGTCTTGTTTGGATTCTTCCCGGTATTAAATATCCCTCTagaatcttgctatttataagtattaaacgtagattactgacaaaacctaTTCCATAACCTCTAGGCtattttacgagacgaatctaatgaggtatattaattcatgattagcgaatgattactgtagcatcactgtagcaaatcatggattaatatacctcgttagattcatctcgcaaaatagccaaggggttatggaatgggttttgtcagtaatctacgtttaatactcataaataacaaaatttcggagggctattaaatagccctccggatccaAACAGGCCCATAGAATGTTAATGTCTCGCATGAAACACAAATATTACTACATGAATTCCATAAGAAACATTTCAATCCCCCTCTCcttcttcttttgtttttgttttgggtTGTGTTATTTACCTTCGCTGCAAAGGAAGACCTATACTTTGATGTAAATATTACCAAGCCAGCTGAAGAAAAATCACCCGATACAGAAAAATAGATACGATGCCATGAACAAACTAAGATAAAAACATCAATGACTCATTTGGAACATAGAAATTTTACAGGAATTTCAAAAGAACCATTTCAATcccctctgtttttcttttgtgtgtGAAGTTACCTTCACTGCAAAGGAGACCTGTAttctgatataaatatttttttgaacgacATATTCTGATCTAAATAGAGATAGTAGTACTTCTATGcttatctcttaaaaaaaaggttCTATAATAATTTTTACAGTAGTACAAGTATTAAGGTGTTTAGATCTCCTGGTAAGTTTTTTCAccttatcacatcgaatgtttcatatatgtatgaaatattaaatataaaaaactaattacacagattgtgtgtaaattgtgagatgaatcttttaattcTAATTGCtcaatgatttgacaatgtggtgtttcagtaaacatttgttaatgaaggattaattaagtttaataaatttgtctcgcaatttaataaacatttgacaatgtaatttgttttattattagactacgtttaatactttaaatatatgcccatatatccgatgtgacacgccaaaaattTTTGCCCTTAATCTAAACATAGTCTTAGGGTGtatttgaggagaaggggattgaggagattgggaagatacgcaaaacgaggtgagctattagcacatgattaattgagtattaattattttaaacttcaaaaatggattaatatgattttttaaagcaactttcctatagaaatttttttgcaaaaaacacactgtttaatagttcgggaagcgtgcgcgcggaaagcGAAACAATCTTTCTCGCTTTCTCCTGCGctcgaacacagccttagagcaggtacaatagcaggctataagccagctgcaaacatattttaaggagataaatgaggagagagaatggCAGCGGGCtaaggtacaatagcaggctataagccagctgcaaacatattttaaggagataaatgaggagagagaatggcagcgggctacagatttgtagctagctgcagtacggactctaagacgcagtGTGTATATGGCAtatgggaccagatattaatagtgtagtatgtaactattgtatgagtaaactattagattggttatagatgaattgaagctagtagttggctattcTATTAAACTTTCTCTTAGTCCACTCCACTTGGTTGGAGCAAAGAAATTTGATTCCCTTCGAAAATGAGATTTAAAAaacttagagagagagagagagcgtggGTGGGGTGGGTGCTCTGGGTGACTGGGTCTGGGTGTTGCGGGCGCACCAACCGGCCGGATCTCCCCACCACATCATCTGCTTCTGTGCGGCCGCTTCTATCGGCCCTGCCCCCCTTCGCcttcctcgcctcgcctcgcctccccaCTTCGCTTCACTGCTTCCCTACTACACACTCGCCGCCATTCCCCCCGCCCCAAATATTCTCTCGCATTCGCGTTCCCACCGCCTCGCCCTAGATCTCACCACCTCGCGTCGCGCCTCCAATGGGGTGCTTCCTGTCCAAGCCGGCGGGGGCGGGTCCCCTCCCGCccaacgacgccgccgcgctccccgCCGACAACCCCGCAGATCCCGGTAAGCCccaccgccgccattgccgccctcctaaaccctaaccccccaTCCCCACACCACCACCGCTCTTGCTTCCTAATCTAATCTACTCCTATTGCTTGGTTGTTgtagaggcggcggccgcgaatGGCGGCGCTGACtccgcggcggccgacggcggcggcgacgacaaggACGCCGCCAAGCGCGCGGTCCCGGTGTTCAGGGAGTTCGGCCTCGCCGAGCTGCGCGCCGCCACCAAGGGCTTCAGCGCCGACCTCATCGTCTCCGAGAGCGGCGAGAAGGCCCCCAACGTCGTCTACCGCGGCCGCCTCGACGGCGGCCGCCTCATCGCCGTCAAGCGCTTCTCCCGCCTCTCCTGGCCCGACCCGCAGCAGTTCCTCGTACCTCtcctcgcctctctctctctccggatCTCGCAATGCCACCCATCCTCCTCACTATTACTGCTTTTCTCTTGtggttgcattgcattgcaggcggaggcggccggggtGGGGAAGGTGCGCCACAAGCGCCTCGTCAACCTCATCGGATGCTGCGCCGAGGGCGACGAGAGGCTGCTCGTCGCCGAGTACATGCCCAACGACACCCTTTCCAAGCATCTCTTCCACTGTACTCTACTACCATACCCTCTTCCTCTTCATTTCGCCATTTCCGTATCCATGTCCACTACTAGGAGTAACTACTTGGGTGACGTACTTGGTGATGATCCGTAGATCAAACCACGAATCTCGTCTGCATTAATGGAACACCTCTCACCATTACTACATTTGACTTGTGTGTGCTCTTCATGCCAAATGCTACTAGCACTTGCTACTTATGTGGATGGATGTTGCTTGCCCGGACAACCTGGCTCGCCACATTACTTCccccttttgttttctttcttgtttGACTCAAGGGCGATCTACCTTTTTTCTGCAGGGGATAAGCAGCCCTTGCCATGGGAAATGCGGTTAAGGGTTGCGTATTACATTGCGCAGGCACTCGATCACTGCAATGCCGAGAACCGAAAAATCTATCATGACTTGAATGCTTATAGAGTACTTTTTGATGAGGTATGTTTGTTGCTGCTAGTACATTCCACTCAAAACACCTTTTGTTTCTGCTGATTTTGCATTGCTTTTCACTTCCTTCCTCCTGTGAACTCGGATGCTTTCTGATCAAAATTTACTACTTTCTGAAGCTTTGCTGATGTCTGTAACTACCGAGAGAATTCTAACTTTGGCATGATTTATTCTATCAGGAAGGTGATCCTCGGCTGTCAAGTTTTGGACTAATGAAGAACAGCCGCGATGGGAAAAGTTATAGCACTAATCTGGCTTACACCCCGCCTGAGTTTCTACGAACTGGTAGGAATTTACACATGATCCTTATTACCGCACTCATGGGCACCTTACTCTATTGATGTTTTCCAGCAAAAATGAAACATGTCAACTTATTTCAAGCTTGCTATATATTTACTCCCAAGTACTAACATTGTTTGACTGCACCGAACAATTTGTGCATGACACTTGTATGACAGGCAGAGTCATCGCCGAGAGTGTGATATATAGCTATGGAACAGTTCTTTTGGATCTTTTGAGTGGGAAGCACATACCTCCTAGCCATGTATGCTTCGTTTAAATCCTTACTTTTctcaagaaatatatatatcagCGCTTCTCCTTATCATTACTCTCATATCCTGGATAACACTGCATCTGTATTTAATGTCACATTGACAACTGATAAAAAGTGTTATGGACTGCAATCGGATTTGAACCTTAACCTTTAACCTACTGATGTCCACTAAATTTGTATAACAGACAGTGGCCTCTTGTCTCAAATAACAGACCATAGACTTCTAGTAGAATATGTGacaatgaacttattcctaggaTGCCGTGCATCTGATAGAGCATGACTGCGGAATAGTGAATTTATGCCAAGGATATTTTATTGTCAACTATCAATGTTTATGTCAGTAGGTTTCTCACTTGATTTGTATGGAATTCCAGGCACTTGATTTGATAAGAGGGAAGAATATACTGTTGCTCATGGATTCCTCCTTAGAAGGGCAGTATGCTAATGAAGATGCTTCAAAACTAGTTGACCTTGCGTCGAAATGCTTGCAATTTGAAGCGAGGGACAGACCCAATATAAAGTATCTCTTGTCTTCTGTTGGGCCTCTTCAGAAGCAAAAGGAGGTAAATAACTTGACAGCCTTTTGTCGGCTGCTAATGTTTTTCATTGCATTTGGTAACACCATTTATTTCTTATATCAATCATTCTAGGTAGCATCACATGTGTTGATGGGTATTACAAAAGCCACGGCGGTGTTGCCAACTATTCTTTCTCCCCTTGGGAAGGCCTGTTCCGGTATGGACCTTACAGCAGTACATGATATATTGCTCAAAACAGGTTACAAAGATGAAGAAGGTGCAGAAAATGAGGTAACTATCTTGCTGTAAAGTTGTTGCATTTGTTTTCCTAGTCTATGATGCATCTGAGCTATATCACACACTGAATTTACTCATTCTTGAAATGCCCTAGAAAACATGGATTGTGCATCATGATCTATTTTCTTGCTATGAAGAGAGATTACTTGCATTCACCAACCACCACATTCATGCTTGTTTATAATTTCAAAAGCTAACCTCATTTTATGTACCTTAGCTCTTCTCTTGCTGTCCCCACTTGCTGAAATATTTCAGAAATTATGGAGTCACATTCATTTGGTTTGTTAAGATAAGCTAGTTTTATTTTGTGCATGTTTATGGTGATGTAAAAACTGAAGCTGTCCTTTCAAGAATGGACTCAGCAAGTGCAAGAGATGCTGAATACCAAGAAGTTTGGTGACATTGCATTTAGAGACAAGGATTTCAAGACTGCAATTGACTACTACTCCAAGGTATCATTGTTTTCTCTTACCTAGGCTATGCTACCGTACCTTTGCAATGTTGACATTTTGCTTCACGATTGTTTGTTTGACACAAGTTGTTTTGGAGCTTTATAATAGGAAAGGACCCTAACTGGTCAAAAAGTTCAACTTTCTGAAACAGTTTGGCCCTCAGCCCGTTAGCTCGAGTGCTACTAGCCACTAGTAGCCTTATGTGGTCCTTATGTGACTTATATATAGTGAGCGTTATGAATATCTTCTGCCCTATGGTATGACAAGCTCATTTGCCATGATGCAGCTTGTTGGAATGATGTCAGTGCCTTCAGCCACAGTTTTTGCCCGGAGAAGTTTCTCCTATTTGATGAATGGGCAGTCAGAGCTTGCTCTCCGGGACGCAATGCAGGCCCAGGTCTGCATGCCCGAGTGGCCAACTGCCTTCTACCTACAAGCCCTTGCTCTCTCAAAGCTCGGCATGGAAACTGACGCACAAGATATGCTAAACGATGGAGCCACTTTTGAGGCCAAGAAGCAAAATAGCTGGCGAGGTTAGGGGAACAAGTCATGGTTTCACCCCCAAATCTGTTGTTGCCTTTTTAACAGAAAAAGGTAAGATGATGATGAGTGTTCATTGGGACGACTGTTGCACTACTAGGAGTGGGATTGAAAATGCACTGTTTTATTGTGCAATCTCCGCCCAAATGTCGATAAATGAGTGGCGTTGTTGTGACCTGGAAGGCAAAAGGCAGAGAGGCATTGCTTATACTACGCTTTTGAGTCTGAGTTGCACTTTGTTTCTCGGGTGATGTGAGCAAACACCTGCTGATCATTGCGTTGCAGTGCTCCTCTAGAGACGAGAGAATTGATGAGATGAGAAGATTGTAATTAAGGGGATGCTTTTCTGACaatttcacctttttttttcgttttccaTTGGAATCTTTGGGCCCCAGGTGAGATGATAGTGTGAAGAAAGGCGGGTTCCTTGTGATTAGCCTAGGATGGAGAATAAACTAGAGCCATCTAAATTCCATTCATTTCTACCATGTTCTTGATGTGTTACTTGCTGCTTTAACCTTTTGAAGGTATGGTTCAGTTTTGTAGTGATGTGCATTGCATCATGTGGAACCTGAtggttttcaaatttttttttctcgtttggCAATTACACATCGCCTATATGCTTGAACCATCTGATGAGACCTCCAGTCCTCAATTTCGGTTTGCATTGGCATCTATTCAGCCATTGTATTTTGCTGCTTACCAAAGTTTTTCCATGATTAATGTAAAATAGTGAAATGTAACGAATGGAAACATGGAAGATTTTAAGCGCCTGAAGCATTTCAAAAGAAAAGTTTTAAACTCATAGGGAACAGGGCTAAAAGgacattttgtttcttttttaaaaaaagaaatgaaaagctAAAGCCCTCATGGAAAAACTACATTTTGTCCTAACATGCGGaggaaaagaacaaaaaaatgaGTCAGAAAAATGAAAGTGCGTGAGCGCGATGTGTGGGGTCCGGTGAACACGAAGAGCATCCTAGCTTGGCTGCAATGACTGGACGCTTTGAATTCGGGACTTGTAACAGCAGAAAGTGCCGAGATAACGATAAAAGTGCGTAGAAAAAGAGGGAACTTGCTCTGGACTCATTGATTTGTTTGCTACCTCTGCCTTGTCATTTGGCTATGTGTATAAAGCTGTGATGTTTGAGCCATCTCCTTCGTCCTTTCACAGCTCCACGTATGTACTTAGGCTGTGattagtttctgaaattggaGAGAAATTTAAGGAAAGTtgttagtttaaaaaaaaagttgggttTCTAAAATTGGAGAGAAGTTtagggaaagttggtagtttgaaaaaaaagttcagagtttatgtgagtagaaaaattttggatgtgatgtgatgtgatggaaagttaggagtttggggaaagtttggtgtgaactaaacatgaCCTTAGTCATGAGGCACATCACGTACTGTTctccctccgtcccgaaaaAATCAACTTTCAAATACATAGCAAGAAGTTATTTTTTCTAACAGAGAAAGTATGTTTTTAGTTAAAGTATAAAAACACTAAAACATCAGTGTTTTATTTTCAAGTATTTAGATTGAATGCAGGACAATCGTTTCTACTGTAATTTTCGTATTTTAGatctttttgaaaacttattttataaatagactaaaaacttattttaaaaatgaccattttcgTGATATTATCACCATTGGTGCCATAATTCAACTCGTCATTGGTGCCGTATTTCAGCACGACGATATCTAAGTAGGCTTTGTTCGTTTAATCCCTAAGAGGGGGAATAATGGGGATTAagggggaataattccacaccataataggtgtggaataaatcccctccaaaTCCCTCCTCTTGTGggagggattaaccgaacaagaccTCAGCTATGTAAAGGGTCCAATGCTATTGGCGCCGAGGTGCTatgtgtaaatatttttttattactactAGGGtcattttcagaatttttatttacaaattggTATCTTTTTCACATCAATAACTTAGTTTCGAGCGCGGGACATGGTCAATGTCGTTGACACCATCATATTGGACCACGATACCGATGATGTCGGCAACGCAAAAAGGGTTCATTTCTAGAATAAGTTTTATCCAGAGGtttatttatgaaataagttttcaaaaagaaccaaaaagttaaaaaaaaacagatcgtTTCTACACTGTCCATCCAAGCTGTTTATAGCTAGAAATTGattcttagggtgtgtttagttcacgctaaaattgaaagtttggttgaaattggaacgatgtgacggaaaagttgaaagtttgtgtgtgtaggaaagttttgatgtgatggaaaagtttaaagtttaaagaaaaagtttaaaactaaacaagggcttatTAGAACAGAGGGGCATATATGTTTGCTGAAAAAGTAATTTTAtaatatcataatctttggaTTGGGGCTCATAAATATTTCACAGTAGAAATTAGTGATCAGATACATCTTTGAAAACCATGTCGATGTgcaaaacatgtttttttcttgtgaGAAGAGAAGTATACGCACGAAatcaagagagggagagagcgcgCGGCACAACACACCTCTCCCGTTCAATACTACAACAAGAATGATAAGAAAATTAATCACTGCATTGGTGATGTAAAAGGCTTTAAAGCTTATTGGTTCCATACAGATAACAAAATGAACCTGTCTCTATGTTGCATGTTTGCCTGCCCAAAAAAAGATCTGTTGTTAAAAACAAAAGGGTATTTAATTTTCAAGACAAACTATAGTGatgtttttatcttttttagataataaatatGATGTTTCTCTCGTTTGATCAAACATAATAAGATTTGTTACATACACACACTAACAAtatgtgatgactgatgagtgaTCATGCTGATTCGCATCCAAACAAAAATGAAGAGCCAATCAAAGAATACGATTGATGCAGGACTGTTCTGCCGAAAGTGCAGCACACCAGAAAGTGACATGAATTCTAATATTCTCAAAACCCAAAACCTTTTTCTtctccatgcatatatattggcTGCTAATCTCCAGTTAGTCTGTTTCAGAGAATATATAGACATGCTCTTTTCAGCAGCCAAATGCGCCGACCATGCATTGCGATCATAGACTTATTGCTCCAACACTATACGACTTGCTGGCTCGCAATGCCAttataaaatttggtaaaatTTTGGCACTTGCATTGCGAGGACCTGTTCGACCGTGTAAAATGTATAGTAGTATAGTACAGCACTTGAAGACCATATAGTACTAGTCACTAGTCAAACCTTATTACCAGGCGTTCCAGGAATTCGATTGAGAATACCATGAACTTTTTTGCGGACTTATTTTCTAAAGTCAAAAGGCAGGAACTTtgcagagatttttttttgtcataattAAGTTTTCAAGAGAGACGACATCACCAGAATTCAGCAAGGCCTAATAAGTACGTAGTTGATGTCATAAAAGCTTGattataagagaaaaaaattctCTTTAATAAACTTTATGTCTCGTGCAGAATACAATACGATTTCATCTTTCGTTTCATCAGAAAAAATCTGGGATGGAAGGATTCGAACCTCCTAGTAATGGGACCAAAACCCGCTGCCTTACCACTTGGCCACGCCCCATTTCGGGTTTTATGCGACactaataaataatattatgttTATTTCTTATTCGTCAATCCTACTTCAATAACATAAAAATGGGGGTATTCTCTTGGTAGGATTCTAGACATGCGAATAATTTTGCAGTGGATTGAAATTAGTGTCCGAGAAATATttataacatatatattttgcCGTGACAGCTGAAGAAGGATTGGCCGACCAATGTTTACAACGTCTGTATATACCAAATCTGAATACCGTAAAATGTTTCTATTTGGAAACGGGAGAGTAGCACGACAGTCAGGCCCTGTCACAACGAATATTTGAACACCTatataaagtactccctccttccctaaatgtttgataccgttgacttttttaaacatgtttgaccgttcgttttattcaaaaacttttgtgatatgtgtaaaactatatgtatacataaaagtatatttaacaataaatcaaataatagaaaaagaattaacaattacttaaattttttaaataagacgaacggtcaaacatttttaaaaaagtcaacggcgtcaaacattttggaatggaggtagtattaaatatatgctaaaaaaataactaatttgcgagatgaatcttttaagcctaattacttcatgatttgataatatggtgctacagtaaatatttgctaatgccagattaattaggcttactaaattcgtctcgttgtttactgatggattctgtaattagtttttttattagtgtctaaacatcaCATATGATACCTTATATAATACTCGATGTGACAcgttaaaactttacacctctaatctaatctagatATAAGCACCCTCTCTGTCGTCCACTCCAGATTCCATTTCGGAATGGTGAGTggtgtgtcgtcgtcgtcgtcgtcgtcgcgcaaCTTCAATTCTTGGAATGTGAAATCATGCTTTAGGTTAATTAGGAGCGTTCACGTCCATGTCCATCAATCCCTCTCAATTCGACCGCTACCTTGCTAGCTCGTCG
Above is a window of Oryza sativa Japonica Group chromosome 10, ASM3414082v1 DNA encoding:
- the LOC4349455 gene encoding serine/threonine-protein kinase BSK2 translates to MGCFLSKPAGAGPLPPNDAAALPADNPADPEAAAANGGADSAAADGGGDDKDAAKRAVPVFREFGLAELRAATKGFSADLIVSESGEKAPNVVYRGRLDGGRLIAVKRFSRLSWPDPQQFLAEAAGVGKVRHKRLVNLIGCCAEGDERLLVAEYMPNDTLSKHLFHWDKQPLPWEMRLRVAYYIAQALDHCNAENRKIYHDLNAYRVLFDEEGDPRLSSFGLMKNSRDGKSYSTNLAYTPPEFLRTGRVIAESVIYSYGTVLLDLLSGKHIPPSHALDLIRGKNILLLMDSSLEGQYANEDASKLVDLASKCLQFEARDRPNIKYLLSSVGPLQKQKEVASHVLMGITKATAVLPTILSPLGKACSGMDLTAVHDILLKTGYKDEEGAENELSFQEWTQQVQEMLNTKKFGDIAFRDKDFKTAIDYYSKLVGMMSVPSATVFARRSFSYLMNGQSELALRDAMQAQVCMPEWPTAFYLQALALSKLGMETDAQDMLNDGATFEAKKQNSWRG